The Streptococcus viridans genome includes a window with the following:
- a CDS encoding ABC transporter permease codes for MAIITIYSLTAGTFTTLIISEEKDKKNLRTLILTGVKIPEYIFSTILFPFLFSIIGVWVMPITFGISIPNLALYSLVTFLTILCFILVNFTIALFCKNQTQASAVSLIFYLVIMTFPMFSSINKFAKLLTDFSLLGAHNQYFNDISAFSLYNIQILTLLLWIVLMSALVYTGFVWNKKH; via the coding sequence ATGGCGATTATTACCATCTATAGCCTGACTGCTGGAACTTTTACTACACTAATCATCAGCGAAGAAAAAGATAAAAAGAATTTAAGAACGTTGATTTTAACAGGAGTCAAAATTCCAGAGTATATTTTTTCTACAATCTTATTTCCATTTCTATTTTCAATTATAGGTGTTTGGGTGATGCCTATTACTTTTGGTATCTCAATACCTAATCTTGCTCTATATTCATTGGTAACCTTCCTTACGATACTTTGTTTTATTTTGGTCAACTTTACAATAGCTTTGTTCTGTAAGAATCAAACACAAGCATCTGCTGTAAGTCTAATATTCTATCTTGTCATTATGACTTTCCCTATGTTTTCTAGCATAAATAAATTTGCTAAATTATTAACAGATTTTTCTCTATTAGGAGCGCATAATCAATATTTTAACGATATCTCTGCCTTCAGTCTCTATAATATACAAATTTTAACATTGTTACTTTGGATTGTGTTAATGTCCGCACTTGTATATACGGGATTCGTCTGGAATAAGAAACATTGA